A genomic segment from Geminicoccaceae bacterium SCSIO 64248 encodes:
- the tnpB gene encoding IS66 family insertion sequence element accessory protein TnpB (TnpB, as the term is used for proteins encoded by IS66 family insertion elements, is considered an accessory protein, since TnpC, encoded by a neighboring gene, is a DDE family transposase.), with translation MIVPGQAVRVVVATRPVDFRKGHDGLAAVAQNALGLDPHSGVIVIFRSKRGDRIKILVWDGTGLVLVYKRLEQGKFVWPQVRDGVMRLSRAQCEALFEGLDWRRVHAASRVRRPSAAE, from the coding sequence ATGATCGTTCCCGGACAGGCGGTCCGGGTCGTCGTCGCCACCAGGCCGGTCGATTTCCGCAAGGGACACGACGGGCTGGCGGCGGTGGCGCAGAACGCGCTGGGACTCGACCCGCATTCCGGCGTCATCGTGATCTTCCGCTCGAAACGGGGAGACCGGATCAAGATTCTGGTCTGGGACGGCACGGGCCTGGTGCTGGTCTACAAGCGCCTGGAGCAGGGCAAGTTCGTCTGGCCACAGGTGCGCGACGGCGTGATGCGGCTGTCACGGGCGCAGTGCGAGGCCCTGTTTGAGGGGCTCGACTGGCGCCGGGTCCACGCGGCGTCACGGGTGCGCAGGCCGTCTGCGGCCGAGTGA
- a CDS encoding transposase: MQQSAQGLLDGQGSVVQRLEVVEGPTGRRNWPRESKARIVAESFAVGARVADVARRHRLQPQQVTAWRREARAGKLVLPADEELGFASLMLDEPPAPAVEVPPVSGSIEIVVEGVVVRLPGDSTPMRVAAIATALRAGMTAPGA, from the coding sequence TTGCAACAAAGCGCGCAAGGTTTGTTGGACGGCCAAGGGTCGGTTGTCCAAAGGCTGGAGGTGGTCGAGGGGCCGACGGGGCGGCGGAACTGGCCGCGTGAGAGCAAAGCCCGGATCGTGGCGGAGAGCTTCGCCGTCGGCGCCAGGGTGGCCGATGTTGCGCGGCGCCACCGGCTGCAGCCGCAGCAGGTGACGGCGTGGCGCCGGGAGGCGCGCGCTGGCAAGCTCGTGCTTCCGGCCGACGAGGAGCTCGGGTTTGCCTCGCTGATGCTGGACGAGCCGCCGGCGCCGGCGGTCGAGGTGCCGCCGGTCTCCGGATCGATCGAGATCGTCGTGGAGGGCGTGGTCGTCCGCCTGCCCGGCGACAGCACGCCGATGCGGGTCGCGGCGATCGCCACGGCATTGCGCGCGGGCATGACGGCTCCCGGGGCATGA